In the genome of Plasmodium yoelii strain 17X genome assembly, chromosome: 14, one region contains:
- a CDS encoding WD repeat-containing protein 82, putative, which produces MNSIVYKKIKLNDDVIKKFEVLRAFKYKHAITRNISWSYDGELLLTSNKNDSITIYSLVEGSSYKTLQSKNCGVDVVRFLDNANEIIVCSTKSNNSEHKQFLRFWDIKENKYVKSLPQIGNICELNGISINTNKKLMLVNSDDCHVKLYYFNCDSPLIIYKSNFKRPVSCFDNEGLIFIASYGKKEIHFYDLLMYNRGEYNVVSLKNKIQHDEFITNLLFTPNNKEIIVSTSKSNHFKIDSITGKFICSYKYSDVIPKNKQNVHYNPRTTNNDFIEEDKNNNTTSNQSINIQNLYDNNTFQNRPYSLFVPTITPDGKYIMCGWKDNGIHVWKESGEYMTSLYGHAGPPENVSFNPKCAILASSCLNVALWQPSI; this is translated from the exons ATGAATTCTATAGTttataagaaaataaaattaaatgatgATGTTATAAAAAAGTTTGAGGTATTAAGAGCattcaaatataaacatgCAATTACTAGAAACATATCATGGAGTTATGATGGCGAGCTATTATTAacatcaaataaaaatgattctATTACAATTTATAGTTTGGTTGAAGGAAGTTCATATAAAACATTACAAAGTAAAAATTGTGGTGTAGATGTGGTTCGATTTTTAGATAATGCAAATGAAATAATTGTATGTTCTACTAAATCTAACAATTCTGAACATAAACAATTTTTACGATTTTGggatataaaagaaaataaatatgtaaaatcATTACCACAAATAGGTAATATATGTGAATTAAATGGAATATCTATaaacacaaataaaaaattaatgttaGTTAATTCTGATGATTGTCATgtcaaattatattattttaattgtgATTCtccattaataatatataaatcgaATTTCAAAAGACCAGTTTCTTGCTTTGATAATGAAGGTCTTATATTTATTGCTTCTTATGGAAAAAAGgaaattcatttttatgaTCTTTTAATGTATAATCGTGGTGAATATAATGTTGTtagtttaaaaaataaaatacaacaTGATGAATTTATAACTAATCTTTTATTTACTccaaataataaagaaattatAGTTTCTACAAGTAAAAGTAACCATTTTAAAATTGATTCGATTACTGGAAAATTTATatgttcatataaatatagtgATGTTAttccaaaaaataaacaaaatgtaCATTATAATCCTAGGACAACAAATAACGATTTCATAGAGGaagacaaaaataataatactacATCCAATCAATctataaatattcaaaatttatatgataataatacttTTCAAAATCGACCTTATTCTTTGTTTGTACCTACAATTACTCCGGATGGCAAATACATAATGTGTG GATGGAAAGACAATGGAATTCATGTTTGGAAAGAAAGCGGAGAATATATGACATCTTTATACGGCCATGCAG gCCCTCCTGAAAACGTTAGTTTCAATCCAAAGTGTGCAATATTGGCTTCAA GCTGCTTAAATGTTGCATTATGGCAACCATCCATATAA
- a CDS encoding glucose inhibited division protein a homologue, putative — translation MVEEMRIHFSYNSPKKKIFFFYVLLFIIFFVIPNYSYILEKKSLFLTPHLYRKTYKNFKKNGNKLDSNQKLFIGKCSCNEHEKKYDVIVIGGGHSGCEASYISAKLGAKTLLITQCKESIGEMSCNPSIGGIGKGILVKEIDALGGLMGKVIDKSGIHFKILNLKKGLAVRGHRAQADRDLYNYYMKEYMFNMPNLYILENTVHSLLIENSMTRNDSTNMDENMEEKKKCKYVYGIKNKCSCEFYADNVILTTGTFLGGICHIGKDKYKGGRIKRILGKGKDNQLKDASSIEPSKIKEEMNKNKMQKINYIHNYIENNKNGVEQNSIFDNLIEESTKNLATQLKENNFEIKRMKTGTPPRLCKNSINFDILEKEGTEKKHPFYFSFLNSNKINNNKTLPCYKTYTNIKTHELVIKYLNELPDFDCYDKLGNGPRYCPSIAKKVTKFSEKKKHIIWLEPEGFNNILIYPNGLSSAYPLNRQQEIINSIKGLENAKILFPAYDVEYFYVNPKCLNYTLETKIINGLFLSGQICGTTGYEEAACQGIVAGINAALNSLKKKNISSINNFVLTRNDSYIGVLIHDLINKGITEPYRMFTSRAEYRLYLRPDNADIRLTPKAEKLGIASKERLYILNHKYYSVNKIISIFKKLTLNNSENQRLIEEGTKKRNQVTGIENKSIKNNDDSENIINDLSHISNEILPITNTTNHNIKHKEKLCLNSDEDKKKNETIETSETSEISDGYLNMHNNNDTYSLASNYNTTNINLELNTKSKEKNGTNTVYNILKSGIECSLNVLQNKLKEVENDGRLKNIILNKQNNLDTYIDNYDIIYNLNFNEILINNSILETACAEVKYSSYLKKQISEINKIKSNFNLAIPKTIKYDRNNFPYLSNEEIEKLAKFRPSNLNEANKIEGVTMSAIYYLYHYIKKEKKKQNHEKQNN, via the exons ATGGTTGAGGAAATGCGTATCCACTTTAGTTACAATtccccaaaaaaaaaaattttttttttttatgtcttattattcattattttttttgtaataccGAATTATTCTTACATATTAGAGAAGAAATCGCTATTTTTGACACCACATTTATATAg AAAAACTTATAAGAATTTCAAGAAAAATGGCAACAAATTGGATTCGAATCAAAAACTCTTTATTGGAAAATGTTCTTGTAATgaacatgaaaaaaaatatgatgttATAGTTATAGGTGGAGGACATAGTGGCTGCGAAGCTAGTTATATTAGTGCAAAATTAGGAGCCAAAACTTTATTAATAACTCAATGTAAAGAAAGCATAGGAGAAATGTCATGCAACCCATCTATTGGAGGAATAGGGAAAGGAATACTTGTGAAAGAAATAGATGCATTAGGAGGATTAATGGGAAAAGTAATAGATAAAAGTGGAAttcattttaaaatattaaatttaaaaaaaggatTAGCAGTTAGAGGGCATAGAGCACAAGCAGATAGagatttatataattattatatgaaagaGTACATGTTTAATATGCCTAATTTATATATCCTTGAAAATACTGTCCATTCATTATTAATTGAAAATTCAATGACACGAAATGATAGTACAAATATGGATGAAAATATGgaggagaaaaaaaaatgtaaatatgtatacggaattaaaaataaatgttcgTGTGAATTTTATGCTGATAATGTTATTTTAACTACTGGTACATTTTTGGGAGGGATATGTCATATAGGAAAAGATAAATACAAAGGGGGTCGAATTAAAAGGATCCTAGGCAAGGGGAAAGATAATCAATTGAAAGATGCAAGCTCTATTGAGCcaagtaaaataaaagaagaaatgaacaaaaataaaatgcaaaaaataaattacataCATAATTacattgaaaataataaaaatggggTGGAACAAAATTCTATCTTTGATAACTTGATTGAAGAATCTACGAAAAATCTTGCAACCCAACTTAAAGAAAAcaattttgaaataaaaagaatGAAAACCGGTACACCTCCAAGATTATGCAAAAACAGCataaattttgatattttagaaaaagaaggaacagaaaaaaaacatcctttttatttttcctttttaaatagtaataaaataaataataataaaacattacCGTGCTATAAAAcctatacaaatataaaaactcaTGAACTcgtcataaaatatttaaatgaattaCCAGATTTTGATTGTTATGATAAACTTGGCAATGGACCAAGATATTGCCCATCAATAGCTAAAAAAGTTACAAAAttttcagaaaaaaaaaaacacataaTATGGTTAGAACCAGAAGGGTTtaacaatatattaatatatccaAATGGGTTAAGTTCAGCCTATCCATTAAATAGGCAAcaagaaattataaattcaaTAAAAGGTTTGGAGAATGCAAAAATACTTTTTCCTGCTTATGATGTTGAATACTTTTATGTTAATCCaaaatgtttaaattatacattagaaacaaaaataattaatggATTGTTTTTATCTGGTCAAATATGTGGAACAACCGGATATGAAGAAGCAGCTTGTCAAGGAATAGTTGCGGGAATTAATGCAGCATTAAATtcgttaaaaaaaaaaaatatatcatccataaataattttgtattaaCAAGAAATGATAGCTATATAGGAGTTTTAATACACGATCTTATAAATAAAGGAATTACAGAACCATATAGAATGTTTACCTCTCGAGCTGAATATAGATTATATTTACGACCTGATAATGCTGATATTAGATTAACACCAAAGGCAGAAAAATTAGGTATAGCTTCAAAGGaaagattatatatattaaatcataaatattactcagttaataaaattatatctatttttaagaaattgACTTTAAATAATTCGGAAAATCAAAGGCTTATAGAAGAAGGAACGAAAAAAAGAAATCAAGTTACTGgtattgaaaataaatctattaaaaataatgatgatagtgagaatattataaatgatTTGTCTCATATTTCTAATGAAATTCTACCAATTACCAACACAACCAACCACAATATTAAacataaagaaaaattatgttTGAATAGTgatgaagataaaaaaaaaaatgaaactatCGAAACTAGCGAAACTAGCGAAATAAGTGATGGATATCTGAATatgcataataataatgacacTTATTCCTTGGCATCAAACTATAATACTACTAATATAAACTTAGAATTAAATACTAAGagtaaagaaaaaaatggtaCAAATACTGTTTATAACATATTAAAAAGTGGGATAGAATGCTCATTAAATGTTTTGCAAAATAAATTGAAAGAAGTAGAAAACGATGGaagattaaaaaatataatattgaataagcaaaataatttagacacatatatagataattatgatataatatacaatttaaattttaacgaaattttaataaacaaTTCAATATTAGAAACAGCATGTGCTGAAGTTAAATATTCCTCTTATTTAAAGAAGCAGATAAGCGAGATAAACAAAATCAAGAGTAATTTTAATTTAGCTATTCCAAAGACCATAAAATATGATAG GAATAATTTCCCTTATTTGTCCAACGAAGAAATTGAAAAACTCGCCAAATTCAGACCATCCAATTTGAATGAGGCCAATAAAATCGAAGGTGTAACGATGAGTgccatatattatttataccattacataaaaaaagaaaaaaaaaaacaaaatcatgaaaaacaaaacaaCTAA
- a CDS encoding double C2-like domain-containing protein, putative: MILNKFKNIVNLNNAPEKEANKNGDENENKDPNAQIPPEQSLDETNDKTFFDDMLGAPQYTYEEFIKILKTPQEERGDTEDLKKHWGHPRRWKVILWDIQIQNYMNNDFNAFVDFDFGGDREECRIQRGSKMKIYTKGKSKNCLRTQVVCNVRAEQKKEIKFKKVFEYRGSYLDLENEKLRIKVWEYKKFTLNKLEGIYEEPLLSFAIGQVYNETTLYKFIKNSRVKRCQLFFQLYFQELYDFELSFLNWSFSDLLSHTYIQEKSLNYLENPDTIEKRHIDKSQCSIFPKMCKPRKKLNKNNKKNKKKRLGDNINEKFSFNTVLSNESNEHSSNNANSGTLAGKNKSEMVSKNLEKLFFRNLSLLNNIEENEDISYQNLENVKLPNPRVTMKLIHTPKGNDGFTIVSMCQKNVRYPMWENLGEIYFRGTLRDLDVSYLSVKVEDMSAPKDAREIGVCQIPLKGIVDYPHIMHELEASPWIIEEAKCEGWDKKLKEWKFGKLEGKVIVGRVPRYRQIGDIYHIDNKHVYLIVHILNIDQIVTVDNIKELDSYVEVSFDETSRRTKIVKKSLTPNYDSHIAIPLRFNNKNEMDYENFSKKGCIYIDVWGKTDDIIYIGGISITPYEIFYNEKNARRKKTKLEHTDLETNIKTNYETVVYKGCKKLHFLHDDQRLSNLNFSIWTYPDLLSNEGTTNTTTTTTTTNKDTRICSPPVFNTTNNFPLKLAQKYDKLKNLYFQVLKAIKGIPESCTDISKAKRFFNYELLNQRKENHFLPTLITNIKSPYFYESERAIFHYVRCIPFIHKKENLVFTPDFTLQLKGGNALDHSLLLCSLFLGIPVISFVCFGTLLDNQKHAWVATLEFNEHKNYGVIKFWETTTGNVYTLKKRFLDINKLKSLKIQLSESKHKLHLRDDFLHRNGTQKDSDAIKEQTKRYIKELFQNRSRDAPPNGPSLPYKTIDLIFNNTNIYVNLQDADPLNIWYDYWKFDYWFPFSSIQYNIQPCFTIKTFSHKIEDMELDRLAKDLRTNIEKNINIYRASRNLSTRWNKDETLELFLQVGLELLHQLNTSRKDDERLAKVKIDDWKKALYHKVPQSHRLLGFPYHFNTCKSKFITDKLISTLAILESRDKSLCLSLAVCLYSLPGGFISVYIYIITCVKITQREMRKIEITKEKAQRKTKLKNLKKKDHNNNNADTQSGGEAEDMNNIQNDNDGILTNFEETLKDDPYYENEQNSNTNKSSFENLYKNEENASEIGLNKENQNEENENYSRNGDRKKKLQKSVDIINILLEMKNRKKNEKIGKDGKRNKSEENNEQSLIGDKNNILNKIDNEVSMQSKEKDLDQTLIDDNIKTKDKDETKKKKKSKSRRKDKDLEYEKLMISNAYLEQERKRLQEDMEKLKLEKEEIRLQKVIENEDANQKLIEENRKLKKELLENDKLERKVSFMLKVSEWEKKENERKKQQEESYKQMMEEAKLNESKEKQNKSKEKAREKENDKENEKVKKKKKKHRDEDNKEKTKITKGDKQKKSNSKNKKEIIPEVKDDETNLTKEINYGEKTKEIDQENQKSYIALESQIKNEVSDQSNDSFDSKMHDKNGKQHEKGYINLTSFDENLDLNKIYRNNSGFGYTKEKKRNTIKVHTTRKIYNDNKPDDIEYPDINDNTNEENIARYLYDKNISHDIQKTYYNDKPHYGNDRKNISYKEIKDYDLFKGFIEETKKKKKIVLVKKP, encoded by the exons atgattttgaacaagtttaaaaatattgttaatttaaataatgcaCCAGAAAAAGaagcaaataaaaatggcgatgaaaatgaaaataaagatcCTAATGCCCAAATTCCGCCAGAGCAATCTTTAGACGAAACAAATGATAAGACATTCTTTGATGATATGTTAGGAGCACCTCAATATACTTATGaggaatttataaaaattttaaaaacgCCACAAGAAGAAAGAGGAGATACagaagatttaaaaaaacattggGGTCATCCAAGAAGATGGAAAGTTATTTTATGGGATATAcaaatacaaaattatatgaacaatGATTTTAATGCTTTTGTTGATTTTGATTTTGGAGGGGATAGAGAAGAATGTAGAATACAG aGAGGTtctaaaatgaaaatatataccaAAGGGAAATCAAAAAATTGTCTACGTACTCAAGTAGTTTGCAATGTGAGAGcagaacaaaaaaaagaaataaaatttaaaaaggtTTTTGAATATAGAGGATCTTATCTTGatttagaaaatgaaaaattaagaataaaaGTATgggaatataaaaaatttacattGAATAAATTGGAAGGTATATATGAAGAACCATTATTATCTTTTGCAATAGGACAAGTATATAATGAAACGactttatataaatttataaaaaattctaGAGTTAAACGATGccaattattttttcaattatattttcaagAGTTATATGATTTTGAattatcttttttaaattggTCATTTAGTGATTTATTAtcacatacatatatacaagAAAAaagtttaaattatttagaaAATCCTGATACAATCGAAAAAAGGCATATAGACAAATCTCAATGTAGTATATTCCCTAAAATGTGCAAACctagaaaaaaattaaataaaaataataaaaaaaataaaaaaaagagattaggtgataatataaatgaaaaattttcATTCAATACAGTTTTGTCAAATGAATCCAATGAACATTCTAGCAATAATGCTAATAGTGGTACTCTAgctggaaaaaataaaagcgaAATGGTTTCgaaaaatttagaaaagtTATTCTTTAGAAATCTaagtttattaaataatatagaagaaaatgaagatattTCTTAtcaaaatttagaaaatgttaaattaCCAAATCCTAGAGTAACTATGAAATTAATTCATACACCCAAAGGAAATGATGGATTCACTATCGTTTCTATGTGCCAAAAAAATGTTCGTTATCCTATGTGGGAAAATTTGGGAGAAATTTATTTCAGAGGTACATTACGTGATTTAGATGTATCCTACCTTAGT GTTAAAGTAGAAGATATGTCAGCCCCAAAAGATGCGAGAGAAATAGGTGTATGCCAAATTCCATTGAAAGGAATTGTTGATTATCCTCATATAATGCATGAATTAGAAGCAAGTCCTTGGATAATAGAAGAGGCAAAATGTGAAGGTTGggataaaaaattgaaagaATGGAAATTTGGTAAATTAGAAGGAAAAGTAATTGTTGGAAGAGTACCAAGGTATAGACAAATAGGtgatatatatcatatagaTAACAAACATGTCTATTTGattgtacatatattaaatatagatcAAATAGTTACtgttgataatataaaagaatTAGACAGTTATGTTGAAGTATCATTTGATGAAACAAGTAGAAGAacaaaaattgtaaaaaaaagtttGACTCCAAATTATGATAGTCACATTGCTATACCATTAagatttaataataaaaatgaaatggaTTATGAAAACTTTAGTAAAAAGggatgtatatatatagatgtATGGGGTAAAACAGatgatataatttatataggAGGTATATCTATAACACCGTatgaaattttttataatgaaaaaaatgcaaGAAGGAAAAAAACCAAATTAGAACACACAGATTtagaaacaaatataaaaacaaattatgaAACTGTAGTATATAAAGGttgtaaaaaattacattttttacatGATGATCAAAGATTGtcaaatttaaattttagtATATGGACATATCCAGATTTATTAAGTAATGAAGGAACTACTAATACTACTACTACTACTACTACTACTAATAAAGATACTAGGATATGTTCTCCTCCCGTTTTTAATACTACTAATAATTTTCCTTTAAAATTAGCacaaaaatatgataaattaaaaaacttATATTTTCAAGTGTTAAAAGCAATCAAAGGAATCCCTGAAAGTTGTACAGATATATCAAAAGCAAAaagattttttaattatgaaTTGTTAAATCAAAGAAAAGAAAATCATTTTCTACCAACTCTTATAACAAATATTAAATCTCCATATTTCTATGAATCTGAAAGAGCGATATTTCATTATGTTCGATGTATACcatttatacataaaaaagaaaatttagTATTTACTCCTGATTTTACCTTACAATTAAAGGGGGGTAATGCATTAGATCACAGTCTTTTGTTATGTAGTCTTTTTCTTGGAATTCCAGTTATTTCTTTTGTTTGTTTTGGTACATTATTGGATAACCAAAAACATGCATGGGTAGCTACACTCGAATTTAatgaacataaaaattatgggGTTATCAAATTTTGGGAAACAACTACAggaaatgtatatacattaaaaaaaagatttttagatattaataaattaaaaagtttaaaaatacaGTTAAGTGAATCTAAACATAAATTACATCTAAGAGATGATTTTTTACATAGAAACGGTACACAAAAAGATTCAGATGCAATTAAAGAACAGACtaaaagatatattaaaGAATTATTTCAAAATAGAAGCAGAGATGCTCCACCAAATGGTCCATCATTACCATACAAAACCATTGAtcttatatttaataatacaaatatttatgttaatttACAAGATGCAGACCCTTTAAATATATGGTATGATTATTGGAAATTTGATTATTGGTTTCCTTTTTCTTctatacaatataatatacaacCATGTTTTACTATTAAAACATTTTCACATAAAATTGAAGATATGGAACTTGATAGATTAGCTAAAGATCTTAGAacaaatatagaaaaaaatataaatatttatcgAGCTTCTAGAAATTTATCTACTAGGTGGAATAAAGATGAAACtttagaattatttttacaagTAGGTTTAGAATTGTTACACCAATTAAATACATCAAGAAAAGATGATGAAAGATTAGCTAAAGTTAAAATTGATGATTGGAAAAAAGCTTTATATCATAAAGTCCCACAAAGTCATAGGTTACTAGGTTTTCCATATCATTTCAATACTTGTAAATCAAAATTTATTACTGATAAACTTATAAGTACATTAGCAATTTTAGAATCAAGAGATAAATCTTTATGTCTTTCTTTAGCTGTATGTTTATATAGTCTTCCTGGAGGGTTTATCtctgtatatatatatattattacttgCGTTAAAATCACACAACGTGAAATGCGTAAAATTGAAATTACTAAAGAAAAG GCTCAAAGAAAGACAAAACtcaaaaatttgaaaaaaaaagatcaCAACAATAATAACGCTGATACACAATCAGGAGGAGAAGCTGAAGACATgaataatatacaaaatgataatgatggaattttaacaaattttgaAGAAACGTTAAAGGATGACCCTTATTatgaaaatgaacaaaattcAAATACAAACAAAAGTTCATTTGaaaatttgtataaaaatgaagaaaatgcaAGTGAGATAGGTCTAAATAAAGAAAAccaaaatgaagaaaatgaaaattactCAAGAAATGGggacagaaaaaaaaaattacaaaaatcTGTAGATATAATCAATATATTGTTGGAAAtgaaaaatagaaaaaaaaatgaaaaaataggCAAAGATggtaaaagaaataaatctgaagaaaataatgaacaaTCATTAATTggtgataaaaataacatattaaataaaatagataatGAAGTTTCAATGCAAAGCAAAGAAAAAGATCTTGACCAAACACTTATcgatgataatataaaaacaaaggATAAAGATGAaacaaaaaagaagaaaaaaagtaAATCTAGAAGAAAAGACAAAGATCtagaatatgaaaaattaatgatATCAAATGCATATCTTGAACAAGAAAGGAAAAGGCTACAAGAAGATatggaaaaattaaaactcgaaaaagaagaaattaGATTACAAAAAGttatagaaaatgaagatgCAAATCAAAAGCTTATAGAAGAAAatagaaaattaaaaaaagaattattaGAAAATGATAAGTTGGAAAGAAAAGTTTCATTTATGCTTAAAGTAAGTGAATgggaaaaaaaggaaaacgaaagaaaaaaacaacaGGAGGAGAGTTATAAGCAAATGATGGAAGAAGCTAAGCTAAATGAAAGCAAAGAGAAACAGAACAAATCGAAAGAAAAGGCAAGAGAGAAggaaaatgataaagaaaatgagaaagtgaaaaaaaaaaaaaaaaaacatagaGATGAGGATAATAAGGAAAAAACCAAAATAACCAAAGGggataaacaaaaaaagtcAAATagtaaaaacaaaaaagaaataatccCAGAAGTAAAGGATGATGAAACAAATTTAACgaaagaaataaattatggtgaaaaaacaaaagaaataGATCAAGAAAATCAAAAAAGTTATATAGCTCTAGAAAgccaaattaaaaatgagGTATCCGATCAATCTAACGATAGTTTTGACTCAAAGATGcatgataaaaatggaaaacaACATGAAAAAggatatattaatttaacaAGTTTTGACGAAAATTTAGATTTGAACAAAATTTACAGAAATAATTCAG GTTTTGGATATacgaaagaaaaaaaaagaaacacAATCAAAGTTCACACCAccagaaaaatatataatg ACAATAAACCTGATGATATAGAATATCCAGATATAAATGACAACacaaatgaagaaaatatagcgagatatttatatgataaaaacaTATCTCATGACATtcaaaaaacatattataatgATAAGCCTCATTATGGAAATGATCGGAAAAACATAtcatataaagaaataaaagacTATGATTTATTTAAAGGATTTATTGAagaaactaaaaaaaaaaaaaaaatagttttaGTGAAAAAGCCATAA